CAAAAGATAAAAGACTACTGGGAAACATATCAAGAATGGCTTAACCAAGGAGGCGATAAATCATCATTAGAAGTAATGAAAAATAAATTCTTAGAAGGATTTACTCCGATAATAATAGAAGCTAAGGCTGACAATAGAGACCGCATTATGCACTTTGGGTAGTTAGCTCTAATTACCGAATGTATTAATCAGTTTTTTATATTTATGCAACATAAAAAACTTTTACTAATGCGTTTTAATTACTAAGATAGTCCCTCATGGGGGCTATTTTAGTAATTAAAACGCATTAGTAAAAGTAAGAGATATACATTGAGATTAAAATATTATTGAGTTAGCAAAACAATGCACATTTTATGGTTTAGCTGTCGTGTAAGCATCCTTAGTTTATCTATAAGCATCAGGATAGCCCTTCCTCATTTACATCACTTTCTCTTTTCTCAATTTTATATGATTTAGCATCTTTCTTAGTTTTATTAATATCTCCTTGGGTAAGGATAGCCTTATATAATATCCGCCACAGGTTTAATCCCCTTTTTATTAGCAAACCCTCTAGAAGTACTAGCAAAACTTCTAACAGCCTCATCAAAATATAAAGAAGAACATTTAGAAACTATTTCTACAAAAGATTAACAAAATATCTGCATATTGATTAGCAGTATTAATAAAGTATTCAAGTCTATTAACATCCTCTTGACTTAATCTAGTGTTAATTCTTTTTTTATCGAAAAAATCAAAATGGAGGTTTTAACAGCCCATATTATTAGCTAATGCTATTAATGAGATTATAGCAAAACTTGAAGGATAGGGTGGAGAAGTTATTAACATAAAGTATGCTATTTCTACTCTATCGTGGATATTTATACTACTGAATTTCACTTTTCTATCTCATTTATTTACTAAGATAATGTATAAATAATGCAATCTTAATCTCATTTTTACTGTGTCTATTCTCCCGTCAAGTTTGTCTATCCTGTCATTAAGCTCATTCCTTACTTCCTTTATTTCACTACTAAGCTTACTCTCAACAGACACTCAGCCTCTAAAATGCAACAAGTTATTCCTCAAAAGGGTTTAATTTTTCCTCTATTCCCTCATTAACATGTTCTACATTTAGGATCAAAAACAATCTGCCCCTGTATTTAGCTTCGCCTTTTAAATTTCTCAAGAGCCTTTTCTTATCAGGAAAAATTCTCCTTATATCTCTTCCATTACTAAATTCACTTTTAACAGTTTCTATCTCAGCTTCAAGCTTATCTATCAAACTATTACAGGAACTGCTTCCGGTGGAGGTGTTGTTACTGGGACTTCGACGGGTAGCATCACTGGCTATATGGAAGGTAGCTATATTTCTCAGATAAATGCGTGTAGTAGTAATATTGAAAAGCTATTTGAATAATTACAATTTGATATGATTAGACGTAGTGAGGATCTATTTAAAGATTAACTAGCAAGACTAGTATGTTAAAATGAGACTAGGTTGAGAAGCAAGGGGGTGTGTGTATGAGTAATCTTGCGTATGATCGCTTACCGGAGTATGAGGAAGTAAAGCAGGTATTTCTTGATAAGGGGTTTCCAGAAGCAGTAGTTCAGTATGTCCTGCTTCGCAATTCTAATTATAACTATGAGAGTTTGCAAGTTAGAATGACTGTGCTTGAGAAGCAAATGGTAACTCTAAGTAAAGATGTTAAGGAAGGCACAAGCAAGCTTGAGACTAGGATAGACAAGCTTGATGACAAGATAGAATCGGTTAGAAGTGAGCTTAGGGGTGACATAGGTAAGCTAGAGGACAAGATAGAGTCAGTTAGGACTGAGCTTAGAGGTGATATAGCAAAACTTGATAGTAAGATAGATACAGTAAGGGACGAGCTTAGGAAAGACATCAAGAGTGATATTAAGGCAGCGATATACCCTATTTATTGGATATTAGGAGTAGGAGTACCAGCTGCGGTAGTGTTGCTTTCATATTTTAAATAGGAGTGTAGATAAGTATTAAAGGGATTAGTGTTCACTTTATTCTATGCTCTTTTCCTGTTTTTTTATATGTTTTAGTTGTGCAGTTACAGCCCCAAATACATTTAGGACAGTTGTTCTTAATAACCAATTCTTCTAAGCTATCGTCATTTATGTTTTTATCTATTTCTTGAACTAATTCTTCTGCTTTCTTATTGGTTTTTTCCTCTATTTTTTTATTGTGCGTTCTATTTATTTCTTTGGGACTATTTTTGGGTTTAGCGTTTACACAATAGCAATTGTACTTACATGTAGAACAATCTTCTGTGTTACCAAATTTCTTGCAGGCACAAATTTGCACAACTAGAAATGAGATTAAAAGATATTTTAATAGGGGCTGCATATACCCTCCTTTGTTATAACTTTAAAAAGGAAAACAACCACACCCCTAAGAGGGATATGGTTTACACGGTTGTGATATATATTTGTTTAGTATCCTTGTTAGTTGATACAAATGCAAAAAAATAGGCAACTGTCGCAACTACCAGCGAATGAATAAACCGAAACAGACGCCATTAAGATGACGGATAAAAGAATTGATTTAATACTCACGGTACACCCCCTATCTTTGCTTCATATTCTTAAATAAGGCGGCATAATTAACTTAGTTAATACTATAACACATTACTGTGTTAATAGATATAGGGTTATGTTTATAACTAACTCCTTAAAGGTTATACTTTATGGCTAGACTTAATCTTATGTTGGTATGCTGAAAAGATTAACTAGAGGTAGTATGTTAAAATTAGATTAGAATTAGATTAGGTTGAGATCAAGGGGTGTGTGTATGAGTAATCTTGCGTATGATCGCTTACCAGAGTATGAGGAAGTAAAGCAGGTATTTCTTGATAAGGGATTTCCAGAAGCAGTAGTTCAGTATGTTCTACTTCGAAATTCTAATTATAACTATGAGAGTTTGCAAACTAGGATGACTGTGCTTGAGAAGCAAATGGTAACTCTTAGTAAAGATGTTAAGGAAGGCACAAGCAAACTAGAGACAAAGATAGAATCGGTTAGGAGTGAGCTTAAGGGTGATATAGGTAAGCTAGATGACAAAATAGAATCGGTTAGGAGTGAGCTTAGGGGTGATATAGGCAAGCTAGAGGATAAGATAGGTAAGCTTGAGGACAAGATAGAGACAGTAAGGAGCGAGCTTAGAGCAGATATCAAAAGTGATATTAAGGCAGCGATAAGCCCTATTTATTGGATACTAGGAGTAGGAGTACCAGCAGCGGTAATGTTGCTTTCATATTTTAAAAAATAAGAATGAGGGGTATGGGAGCACAAATGCTTTTTATAAAGGTATTTTTGTTTATTTGTAAATAATTAAAGCGTAGTGCAGCTCGTTAGCATAAGACTCGCTTGAATAAGTAGAGATTGCGTACTTGATATTAATTACTTGCTTCCCATCATGCTCAAGGTCTTTTATTATCTGGTTAATAGCGTATTCTAAATCTTGTGAAGTATTAAACCCCCCAGTAGCCATTACTCGCATAACTGAACCGTAAAGGCTTGACGCATAGATTTAATCTTGTGCTTAATAAGAACAATTTCCTTAGTAAGAAGTTTAAATAATGTCTTGTAACGTGATTGAGTTAATGTAGGGAACTTATCTTTTATAGTAATGTAATCAAATACGTCAATAAGAACAGCTTTGGTGCTGAGTAAACCCTTGCCTAGAATAAAGGATAAAATAGCAAAGTTCTCATCAATAGTCTCTTTGCTTTTAAAAGGAAGCATCGTGTTAAGCCTAGCAGCTTCATCAGGAATGAGAGTATTCTTAATAAAGTCTTTATCAATAGATGTCTTCTTAATGCCGGCAATCTTAACCTCACCTTTTTTATCAATACCAGTAAAGTGATCAAAGAATTCCTTAATCATCCCTCCATTAGATTTAACACTGTACCCATTCTGAGCAAGTATTTTTCTAAATTCATATTTAAGCTCCTTTATATTAAAGAGCTTACCACTGGTATTAAAGAAGTCAATAGCTATGATCATAGACTCTTTAAATGAATCGAAGGTCCTAGCACGCATGATCTTGCGTTTATCAGATATTCTAGGATTAAGAGAAGGTGTATAGAGCCAGTTTAGCATCCTTTTACTTATTTCTAGTTTTCTATTTTGCCTAATATAGGCAACCTTGAGATGTAAGTCAGTAAGTACAGTAGCCCTTGTGAGTTTAAAATCCCTATAACTTTGTGCAGCCGACTCATCATCAACATGCCCTAGTATTTCAGCAACCCTTGGAAGTATTTCCTTACCACCTGAGGCATCATTAAAGTAGCCTTCACGTTTTAAGATAAGAGTTGTGTAAATGGCTCGCAAGTCAGAAGTAGTAAATTTGGAGTCAAATAGCTTAATAAGTACTTGCTTGAGTAGATTGCTAAGCTCAGTATCGCTAAACTCATTATCTTCCCATCTTTGTCTTAAGTCTTTATAAAGTGCAGTACTTGTAAGGGTATTGTATGCATCAAGAAATAGGGATTTAGGAACAGTTAAAGGTATGGGATAGGGAGTGCTAAATCGCGCTAGATCTCCAGTCTTAAGCTGCCCTTGGAATAAAACACCATCTTCATCCTTACCTATGTCACTAAATGAACCAACAATAATCTCCATCCGCCTCCTACCTGAGGCAAGCAGTAGTCCTGTGTAGAGAAATTCAAATCTATGCGAGAGTAGAAGCTCTTTAGTAAGAGTTAAGATTTCAGTTTTATTAAAAGATTTCTTATATATACTGCGTTCTTTAGTTTTACTAATCGTGTCTTGTGCAAGTTGGTTATATTCGTCTCTTGAGAGCTTAAAGTAGTTAAGCATTGGGTGCTCTGGATTAA
Above is a genomic segment from Borrelia sp. RT5S containing:
- the bdr gene encoding Bdr family repetitive protein is translated as MSNLAYDRLPEYEEVKQVFLDKGFPEAVVQYVLLRNSNYNYESLQVRMTVLEKQMVTLSKDVKEGTSKLETRIDKLDDKIESVRSELRGDIGKLEDKIESVRTELRGDIAKLDSKIDTVRDELRKDIKSDIKAAIYPIYWILGVGVPAAVVLLSYFK
- the bdr gene encoding apolipoprotein A1/A4/E family protein; the protein is MSNLAYDRLPEYEEVKQVFLDKGFPEAVVQYVLLRNSNYNYESLQTRMTVLEKQMVTLSKDVKEGTSKLETKIESVRSELKGDIGKLDDKIESVRSELRGDIGKLEDKIGKLEDKIETVRSELRADIKSDIKAAISPIYWILGVGVPAAVMLLSYFKK
- a CDS encoding sporulation protein Cse60 — its product is MRVMATGGFNTSQDLEYAINQIIKDLEHDGKQVINIKYAISTYSSESYANELHYALIIYK
- a CDS encoding protelomerase family protein, with translation MAETTSEDKISNLNNFTTNLIKEVRSLDAYLANGIIDAKTYKLRLNGRAKAFLNILKGNSTYSPHYVKVTITKIRKTFKALNPEHPMLNYFKLSRDEYNQLAQDTISKTKERSIYKKSFNKTEILTLTKELLLSHRFEFLYTGLLLASGRRRMEIIVGSFSDIGKDEDGVLFQGQLKTGDLARFSTPYPIPLTVPKSLFLDAYNTLTSTALYKDLRQRWEDNEFSDTELSNLLKQVLIKLFDSKFTTSDLRAIYTTLILKREGYFNDASGGKEILPRVAEILGHVDDESAAQSYRDFKLTRATVLTDLHLKVAYIRQNRKLEISKRMLNWLYTPSLNPRISDKRKIMRARTFDSFKESMIIAIDFFNTSGKLFNIKELKYEFRKILAQNGYSVKSNGGMIKEFFDHFTGIDKKGEVKIAGIKKTSIDKDFIKNTLIPDEAARLNTMLPFKSKETIDENFAILSFILGKGLLSTKAVLIDVFDYITIKDKFPTLTQSRYKTLFKLLTKEIVLIKHKIKSMRQAFTVQLCE